In a single window of the Deltaproteobacteria bacterium genome:
- a CDS encoding phosphomannomutase/phosphoglucomutase gives MNPAIFREYDIRGVAEKDFDADFARRLGQTFGTLAAEAGRRVVSVGRDCRLTSDRYAAAVVAGIASAGLRVLDIGVCPTPLMYFSLFHWDLDGGIQVTGSHNPPDYNGFKICLGKDALHGEQIQDLRRHLEAGRFETGKGTIENRPVLPVYQDDIAARVGRLARAIDVVVDAGNGTAGPVAPGIYRRLGARVRELFCDPDGRFPNHHPDPTVADNMRDLIRSVAETGAELGIAFDGDADRIGVVDANGRIVWGDELLVVFGRDLLARNPGAVIVSEVKCSQRLYDDIGRHGGRAIMWKAGHSLLKAKMRETGALLGGEMSGHIFFKEKYFGYDDAIYAGARLLDIVARTGKRVDQLLADLPPSHTTPEIRVDCPDDLKFAVAERVRDRFRAAGREIIDVDGVRVRFPHGWGLVRASNTQPVLVLRFEADTPEQLAEYRRVVEREVAEARRALGA, from the coding sequence CTGAATCCCGCCATCTTCCGCGAGTACGACATCCGCGGCGTCGCCGAGAAGGACTTCGACGCCGACTTCGCGCGCCGCCTGGGCCAGACCTTCGGCACGCTCGCCGCCGAGGCGGGCCGGCGCGTGGTCTCGGTCGGCCGCGACTGCCGCCTCACCTCCGATCGCTACGCGGCCGCCGTCGTCGCGGGTATCGCGTCGGCCGGCCTCCGCGTGCTCGACATCGGCGTCTGCCCCACACCCCTCATGTACTTCTCGCTCTTCCACTGGGACCTGGACGGCGGCATCCAGGTGACCGGCAGCCACAACCCGCCCGACTACAACGGCTTCAAGATCTGCCTCGGCAAGGACGCCCTGCACGGGGAGCAGATCCAGGACCTGCGCCGGCACCTCGAGGCCGGCAGGTTCGAGACGGGCAAGGGGACGATCGAGAACCGCCCCGTCCTCCCCGTCTACCAGGACGACATCGCCGCGCGGGTAGGACGCCTCGCGCGCGCGATCGACGTCGTGGTCGACGCCGGCAACGGGACGGCGGGCCCGGTCGCGCCGGGCATCTACCGCCGCCTCGGGGCACGCGTGCGCGAGCTGTTCTGCGACCCGGACGGCCGCTTCCCGAACCATCACCCCGATCCGACCGTCGCCGACAACATGCGCGACCTGATCCGCTCCGTCGCCGAGACGGGAGCGGAGCTCGGCATCGCCTTCGACGGCGACGCCGACCGCATCGGCGTCGTGGACGCGAACGGGCGCATCGTCTGGGGCGACGAGCTCCTCGTGGTCTTCGGACGCGACCTGCTCGCGCGCAATCCGGGCGCGGTGATCGTTTCCGAGGTGAAGTGCTCACAGCGCCTCTACGACGACATCGGCAGGCACGGCGGGCGCGCCATCATGTGGAAGGCCGGCCACTCGCTACTCAAGGCCAAGATGCGCGAAACCGGCGCTCTGCTCGGCGGCGAGATGAGCGGGCACATCTTCTTCAAGGAGAAGTACTTCGGCTACGACGACGCCATCTACGCCGGCGCGCGCCTCCTCGACATCGTCGCCCGCACCGGGAAGCGGGTGGACCAGCTCCTCGCCGACCTGCCGCCGTCACACACCACGCCCGAGATCCGCGTCGACTGCCCCGACGACTTGAAGTTCGCGGTGGCCGAGCGCGTGCGGGACCGCTTCCGGGCCGCCGGCCGCGAGATCATCGACGTGGACGGCGTGCGCGTGCGCTTCCCCCACGGCTGGGGCCTCGTGCGCGCGTCGAACACGCAGCCGGTGCTGGTGCTGCGCTTCGAGGCGGATACGCCGGAGCAGCTCGCCGAGTATCGGCGCGTCGTCGAGCGCGAAGTGGCGGAGGCCCGCCGCGCCCTCGGGGCATGA
- the uvrA gene encoding excinuclease ABC subunit UvrA gives MIDSSPGCSGGVPTGPAGPAGCLIVRGARAHNLKSIDVEIPRDRLVVITGLSGSGKSSLAFDTLYAEGQRRYVESLSAYARQFLEQMEKPDCDAIEGLSPAIAIEAKGTGRNPRSTVGTVTEIADYLRLLYARVGHPICYSCGREIAAQTVEQVVDRLAALPADTRLFVYAPFVRDRKGEHRRELDELRRGGFVRVRVDGELRELGEDIALARTVRHTIEVLVDRLVVRPGVETRLADSLAVAFRHGDGTALVESVEPGTEAPRPLFFSERHACPTCGVSYPELAPRFFSFNSPHGACPACGGLGVERRFDPALIVPRPEAPLPAALSSAVLRALPRLEAVLAGLAAQYRFRLATPFRDLPATVRAVLLEGSGEQEVEFEHGGRNVRRPFAGLLALLRRRQQETRSAWLREELEGLVSDRRCTACEGTRLRREARFVRVGGRSIVEVSALPIGDALGFLRGLELSPAEREIARPVVKEILARLGFLVDVGLDYLALDRGAATLSGGEGQRIRLATQIGSKLVGVLYILDEPSIGLHQRDNARLLATLRQLRDLGNTVVVVEHDRDTILAADHVIDMGPGAGVHGGRVVSAGPPAAIMADPASLTGRYLAGAEEVPVPRRRRRGTGWTIGVRGARANNLRGIDVDVPLGTMTCVTGVSGSGKSSLVVDTIYPALAKRLGGGRQEPGAHAELSGWQMLDKVIEIDQAPIGRSPRSNPATYTGAFGPIRELFAQLPEARTRGYGPGRFSFNVKGGRCEACAGDGLIAIEMHFLPDVFVTCEVCGGRRYNRETLEVRFKGRSIADVLDLSVAEALDFLGSVPAARQRLEALREVGLEYIRLGQPATTLSGGEAQRVKLARELARRATGRTLYVLDEPTTGLHFDDVRRLLQVLGRLVDAGNTVLLIEHNLDVVKSADYVIDLGPEGGAQGGRLVAAGTPEEIAASPASHTGAFLREIFRPDHTVPPRALSEQRL, from the coding sequence ATGATCGACTCGAGCCCCGGCTGCTCCGGCGGGGTCCCCACGGGGCCGGCAGGCCCGGCGGGGTGCCTCATCGTGCGCGGGGCCCGCGCCCACAACTTGAAGAGCATCGACGTCGAGATCCCGCGCGACCGGCTGGTCGTGATCACCGGGCTCTCGGGCTCGGGCAAATCGTCGCTCGCCTTCGACACGCTCTACGCCGAGGGGCAGCGCCGCTACGTGGAGTCCCTCTCCGCCTACGCGCGCCAGTTTCTCGAACAGATGGAGAAGCCCGACTGCGACGCCATCGAGGGCCTCTCGCCCGCGATCGCGATCGAGGCGAAGGGGACGGGCCGGAACCCGCGCTCGACGGTCGGCACGGTGACCGAGATCGCCGACTACCTGCGCCTCCTCTACGCCCGCGTCGGCCACCCGATCTGCTACTCCTGCGGGCGCGAGATCGCGGCGCAGACGGTCGAGCAGGTGGTGGACCGGCTGGCGGCGCTCCCGGCGGACACGCGGCTGTTCGTCTACGCGCCCTTCGTCCGCGACCGCAAGGGCGAGCACCGCCGGGAGCTGGACGAGCTCCGCCGCGGCGGCTTCGTGCGCGTGCGCGTCGACGGCGAGCTGCGCGAGCTCGGCGAGGACATCGCGCTCGCGCGGACGGTGCGGCACACTATCGAGGTGCTCGTCGATCGCCTGGTCGTGCGTCCGGGCGTCGAGACGCGCCTCGCGGACTCGCTCGCGGTCGCCTTCCGGCACGGCGACGGCACGGCGCTCGTCGAATCCGTGGAGCCCGGCACGGAGGCGCCGCGCCCGCTCTTCTTCAGCGAGCGGCACGCCTGCCCGACGTGCGGGGTCTCGTACCCGGAGCTCGCGCCGCGCTTCTTCTCCTTCAACAGCCCGCATGGCGCCTGCCCGGCGTGCGGCGGGCTCGGGGTCGAGCGCCGCTTCGACCCGGCGCTCATCGTGCCGAGGCCGGAGGCGCCGCTCCCGGCTGCGCTCTCCTCCGCCGTGCTGCGCGCCCTGCCGCGGCTCGAGGCGGTGCTCGCGGGCCTCGCGGCGCAGTACCGCTTCCGGCTCGCGACGCCGTTCAGGGATCTGCCGGCGACCGTGCGGGCCGTCCTGCTCGAGGGCTCGGGGGAGCAGGAGGTCGAGTTCGAGCACGGCGGCCGCAACGTCCGCCGGCCGTTCGCGGGGCTCCTGGCGCTCCTCCGGCGCCGCCAGCAGGAGACGCGCTCCGCCTGGCTCAGGGAGGAGCTGGAAGGTCTGGTGAGCGACCGGCGATGCACGGCCTGCGAGGGCACGCGACTCCGTCGCGAGGCGCGCTTCGTGCGCGTCGGGGGGCGGAGCATCGTCGAGGTGTCGGCCCTTCCCATCGGCGACGCGCTCGGCTTCCTCCGCGGCCTCGAGCTCTCGCCCGCCGAGCGCGAGATCGCGCGCCCCGTCGTGAAGGAGATCCTGGCGCGCCTTGGCTTCCTCGTCGACGTCGGGCTCGACTACCTGGCGCTCGACCGCGGCGCGGCGACGCTCTCGGGCGGCGAGGGGCAGCGTATCCGGCTCGCGACGCAGATCGGCTCGAAGCTGGTCGGCGTGCTCTACATCCTGGACGAGCCGTCGATCGGCCTCCACCAGCGCGACAACGCGCGACTCCTCGCCACCCTCCGCCAGCTCCGCGACCTCGGCAACACGGTGGTCGTGGTGGAGCACGACCGCGACACGATCCTCGCCGCCGACCACGTGATCGACATGGGACCGGGCGCCGGCGTGCACGGCGGCCGGGTGGTGTCGGCGGGGCCGCCGGCGGCGATCATGGCGGACCCCGCCTCGCTCACCGGGCGCTATCTGGCCGGCGCCGAGGAGGTGCCGGTGCCGCGCCGGCGCCGGCGCGGCACCGGCTGGACGATCGGCGTGCGCGGCGCGCGCGCCAACAACCTGCGCGGCATCGACGTGGACGTTCCGCTCGGCACGATGACCTGCGTCACGGGCGTGTCGGGCTCGGGGAAGTCGAGCCTGGTGGTGGACACGATCTACCCCGCGCTCGCGAAGCGCCTCGGCGGCGGGCGCCAGGAGCCCGGCGCGCACGCCGAGCTCAGCGGCTGGCAGATGCTCGACAAGGTGATCGAGATCGACCAGGCGCCGATCGGGCGGAGCCCGCGCTCGAACCCCGCTACCTACACCGGCGCCTTCGGCCCCATCCGCGAGCTCTTCGCTCAGCTCCCGGAGGCCCGGACGCGCGGCTACGGGCCCGGTCGCTTCTCCTTCAACGTGAAGGGCGGCCGCTGCGAGGCGTGCGCCGGGGACGGGCTCATCGCCATCGAGATGCACTTCCTCCCCGACGTGTTCGTCACCTGCGAGGTGTGCGGCGGCCGGCGCTACAACCGCGAGACGCTCGAGGTGCGCTTCAAGGGACGGAGCATCGCCGACGTGCTCGATCTGAGCGTGGCCGAGGCGCTCGACTTCCTGGGCTCGGTGCCGGCCGCCCGCCAGCGGCTGGAGGCGCTGCGCGAGGTCGGGCTCGAGTACATCCGGCTCGGCCAGCCCGCGACCACGCTCTCGGGCGGCGAGGCGCAGCGCGTCAAGCTCGCCCGGGAGCTCGCCCGCCGCGCCACCGGCCGCACCCTCTACGTGCTCGACGAGCCGACCACGGGTCTCCACTTCGACGACGTGCGGCGGCTCCTCCAGGTGCTCGGGCGGCTGGTCGACGCGGGCAACACGGTCCTCCTGATCGAACACAACCTGGACGTCGTGAAGAGCGCCGACTACGTGATCGACCTGGGCCCCGAGGGCGGGGCCCAGGGCGGCCGCCTGGTGGCGGCCGGTACCCCGGAGGAGATCGCCGCGAGCCCGGCGTCCCACACAGGGGCCTTCCTGCGCGAGATATTTCGCCCCGACCACACCGTGCCGCCGCGGGCGCTCTCAGAACAGCGTCTCTGA
- a CDS encoding IscS subfamily cysteine desulfurase produces the protein MNGKGIYMDNHATTPLDPRVLEAMIPYLTETFGNAASRSHGYGWEAEKAAETGRERIARLINAKAKEIIFTSGATESDNLAIKGVVEFYKDKGNHVITAATEHKAVLDTCKALERKGLAAVTYLPVDEYGLVDPDDVRRAITDKTVLVSIMFANNEIGTINPIAEIGRVAHEKGVLFHSDATQGVGKLPVDVEAMNIDLLSMSAHKMYGPKGIGALYVRAKAPRVRLTPIIDGGGHERGFRSGTLNVPGIVGFGKACDLCREGMADEAQRLLGLRERLREGLFSQLDEIFLNGHPVHRLPGNLNVSFAYVEGESLLMGLNGSTHPIAVAETEPPIAVSSGSACTSATLEPSYVLKALGVGDELAHTSIRFGLGRFNTAEEVDYVVERVVHEVRRLRELSPLYEMAKEGIDLKSVEWQRS, from the coding sequence ATGAACGGTAAGGGAATCTACATGGACAACCACGCCACGACCCCGCTCGATCCGCGGGTGCTCGAGGCGATGATCCCCTATCTCACCGAGACCTTCGGCAACGCGGCCAGCCGGAGCCACGGCTACGGCTGGGAGGCCGAGAAGGCGGCCGAGACGGGGCGCGAGCGGATCGCCCGCCTGATCAACGCCAAGGCGAAGGAGATCATCTTCACCAGCGGCGCCACCGAGTCCGACAACCTCGCCATCAAAGGGGTGGTCGAGTTCTACAAGGACAAGGGCAACCACGTCATCACCGCCGCGACCGAGCACAAGGCGGTCCTCGACACCTGTAAGGCCCTCGAGCGGAAGGGCCTCGCGGCGGTCACCTACCTCCCGGTCGACGAGTACGGGCTTGTCGACCCGGACGACGTCCGGCGAGCGATCACCGACAAGACCGTGCTGGTCTCGATCATGTTCGCGAACAACGAGATCGGCACGATCAACCCGATCGCCGAGATCGGCAGGGTGGCGCACGAGAAGGGCGTCCTCTTCCACAGCGATGCGACCCAGGGGGTCGGCAAGCTCCCGGTCGACGTGGAGGCGATGAACATCGACCTCCTCTCCATGTCGGCGCACAAGATGTACGGGCCGAAGGGCATCGGCGCGCTCTACGTGCGTGCGAAGGCCCCGCGCGTGCGGCTGACGCCCATCATCGACGGCGGCGGCCACGAGCGCGGCTTCCGCTCCGGGACGCTCAACGTGCCGGGCATCGTCGGCTTCGGAAAGGCGTGCGACCTCTGCCGCGAGGGCATGGCGGACGAGGCGCAGCGTCTGCTCGGGCTGCGCGAGCGGCTCCGCGAGGGGCTCTTCTCGCAGCTCGACGAGATCTTCCTGAACGGGCACCCGGTCCACCGCCTGCCCGGCAACCTGAACGTGAGCTTCGCCTACGTCGAGGGTGAGTCGCTGCTCATGGGGCTCAACGGCTCGACCCATCCCATCGCGGTCGCCGAGACCGAGCCGCCGATCGCCGTCTCCTCGGGCTCGGCCTGCACCTCGGCGACGCTCGAGCCGTCCTACGTGCTGAAGGCCCTCGGGGTGGGCGACGAGCTGGCGCACACCTCGATCCGCTTCGGCCTGGGGCGCTTCAACACGGCGGAGGAGGTCGACTACGTGGTGGAGCGCGTCGTTCACGAGGTGCGGCGGCTGCGCGAGCTCTCGCCGCTCTACGAGATGGCGAAGGAAGGCATCGATCTCAAGTCCGTCGAGTGGCAACGCTCCTGA
- the iscU gene encoding Fe-S cluster assembly scaffold IscU, with amino-acid sequence MAYSDKVIDHYSNPRNVGSFPKGEENVGTGVVGAPECGDVMKLQLKINDDGIVEDARFKTFGCGSAIASSSYVTELVKGKTVDEVLQIKNTHIVQELSLPPVKIHCSVLAEDGIKAAIADWKKKREQTKPEAAQAS; translated from the coding sequence ATGGCATACAGCGACAAAGTCATCGATCATTACTCCAATCCCCGCAATGTCGGCTCGTTTCCCAAGGGTGAGGAAAACGTCGGCACCGGCGTGGTCGGCGCGCCCGAGTGCGGCGACGTGATGAAGCTCCAGCTGAAGATCAACGACGACGGCATCGTCGAGGACGCGCGCTTCAAGACCTTCGGCTGTGGCAGCGCGATCGCGAGCTCGAGCTACGTGACCGAGCTGGTGAAGGGCAAGACGGTGGACGAGGTGCTGCAGATCAAGAACACCCACATCGTGCAGGAGCTCTCGCTCCCGCCGGTCAAGATACACTGCTCGGTGCTGGCCGAGGACGGCATCAAGGCCGCGATCGCGGACTGGAAGAAGAAGCGCGAGCAGACGAAGCCGGAGGCCGCGCAGGCGAGCTGA
- a CDS encoding iron-sulfur cluster assembly accessory protein: protein MISMTDQAARKIQALIAEKGLPGGGLRVKVVGGGCSGLTYKMDVDQPREGDKVFEHDGARLVVDRKSFLYLKGTELDYKEELMASGFNLRNPNVKRTCGCGSSFVV from the coding sequence ATGATCTCGATGACCGACCAGGCGGCGCGCAAGATCCAGGCCCTCATCGCCGAGAAGGGGCTCCCCGGCGGCGGGCTGCGCGTCAAGGTGGTGGGCGGCGGGTGCTCCGGCCTCACCTACAAGATGGACGTCGACCAGCCGCGCGAGGGCGACAAGGTGTTCGAGCACGACGGCGCCAGGCTGGTCGTCGATCGCAAGAGCTTTCTCTACTTGAAGGGTACCGAGCTGGACTACAAGGAAGAGCTGATGGCCTCGGGCTTCAATCTGCGCAACCCGAACGTGAAGCGCACCTGCGGCTGCGGCTCTTCGTTCGTCGTCTGA
- the hscA gene encoding Fe-S protein assembly chaperone HscA, with translation MGPIIGIDLGTTNSLVAVLEEGGARVLPDPETGAALLPSAVAFLPGGEVIVGARAKALAGERPLDTILSVKRFMGLGLEHVSAADRRRYRFTEPRQGAYDPVRFVVEGRQVTPPEVSAHVLRELKRWAEAALGETVSQAVITVPAYFNDSQRQATRDAGRLAGLEVLRLVNEPTAASLAYGLDKQDEGVIAVYDLGGGTFDISILRLRAGVFEVLATSGDTRLGGDDFDERLAELVLAELPEAERCRADVRARARAAAERAKRALSDAERAEIVLGPVRRAVTRAELETLVKDLVERTAGPCRQALRDAGLRPEDIGSVVAVGGSTRMPLVRRQMEAVFGRPPLTDLDPDRVVALGAGIQAGILSGGRRDMLLLDVVPLSLGIETMGGVFTRLVDRNTTIPTSVKETFTTAVDNQTAVDIHVLQGERELASDNRSLARFKIPICPLPAGVPRLEVTFLIDANGILSVTAADLRTGHERSVEVKPSYGLDETEIERMLEESIDHAEEDVRQRQVREARVEADMILHATRDSLAREARLLADGEWERIRAAVAALEQARAGEDYLAIRDAVETLSKETEPFARRIMDRSLTEALANRRLAEL, from the coding sequence GTGGGACCGATCATCGGCATTGATCTCGGCACGACGAACAGCCTGGTTGCCGTGCTCGAGGAGGGCGGGGCACGGGTGCTGCCCGACCCGGAGACGGGGGCGGCACTGCTGCCCTCGGCGGTCGCCTTCCTGCCCGGCGGCGAGGTGATCGTAGGCGCGCGCGCCAAGGCGCTCGCTGGCGAGCGGCCGCTGGATACGATCCTCTCGGTCAAGCGCTTCATGGGCCTCGGCCTCGAGCACGTGAGCGCCGCGGACCGCCGACGCTACCGCTTCACGGAGCCCCGCCAGGGTGCGTATGACCCCGTGCGCTTCGTGGTCGAGGGCCGCCAGGTGACGCCGCCGGAGGTCTCGGCCCACGTCCTGCGCGAGCTCAAGCGCTGGGCCGAGGCGGCGCTCGGCGAGACGGTCAGCCAGGCGGTGATCACCGTACCGGCCTACTTCAACGACAGCCAGCGCCAGGCGACCCGCGATGCGGGGCGGCTCGCCGGCCTCGAGGTGCTGCGCCTGGTGAACGAGCCCACCGCCGCTTCACTCGCATACGGCCTCGACAAGCAGGACGAGGGCGTGATCGCGGTCTACGACCTGGGCGGCGGCACCTTCGACATCTCGATCCTGCGCCTGCGCGCCGGGGTGTTCGAGGTGCTGGCGACGAGCGGCGACACGCGGCTCGGGGGCGACGACTTCGACGAGCGTCTGGCCGAGCTCGTGCTGGCCGAGCTGCCCGAGGCGGAGCGCTGCCGCGCCGACGTGCGCGCCCGGGCGCGGGCGGCGGCCGAGCGCGCCAAGCGTGCGCTCAGCGACGCCGAGCGCGCGGAGATCGTGCTCGGCCCCGTCCGCCGAGCGGTCACGCGTGCGGAGCTCGAGACGCTGGTGAAGGATCTGGTCGAGCGCACCGCCGGCCCGTGCCGCCAGGCGCTCCGGGACGCCGGGCTCCGGCCCGAGGACATCGGCAGCGTCGTCGCCGTCGGTGGCTCGACGCGCATGCCCCTCGTGCGCCGCCAGATGGAGGCCGTCTTCGGCCGGCCGCCGCTCACCGACCTCGACCCCGATCGGGTGGTGGCGCTCGGCGCCGGCATCCAGGCGGGCATCCTCTCCGGCGGGCGGCGCGACATGCTCCTCCTCGACGTGGTGCCGCTCTCGCTCGGCATCGAGACCATGGGCGGTGTCTTCACGCGCCTGGTGGACCGCAACACGACCATCCCGACCAGCGTCAAGGAGACCTTCACCACCGCGGTCGACAACCAGACGGCGGTCGACATCCACGTCCTGCAGGGCGAGCGGGAGCTGGCCAGCGACAACCGGAGCCTCGCCCGCTTCAAGATCCCGATCTGCCCGCTGCCCGCCGGCGTGCCGCGCCTCGAGGTCACCTTCCTGATCGACGCCAACGGCATCCTCTCCGTCACCGCCGCCGACCTCCGCACCGGGCACGAGCGCTCGGTCGAGGTGAAGCCGTCCTACGGCCTCGACGAGACGGAGATCGAGCGCATGCTGGAGGAGTCGATCGACCACGCGGAGGAGGACGTGCGCCAGCGGCAGGTGCGCGAGGCGCGCGTCGAGGCCGACATGATCCTGCACGCAACGCGCGACTCGCTGGCGCGCGAGGCACGGCTGCTCGCGGACGGCGAGTGGGAGCGTATCCGCGCGGCGGTCGCGGCGCTCGAGCAGGCCCGTGCAGGCGAGGACTACCTCGCCATCCGCGACGCGGTCGAGACGCTCAGCAAGGAGACCGAGCCCTTCGCCCGCCGCATCATGGACCGCTCGCTGACCGAGGCGCTGGCCAACCGGCGCCTGGCGGAGCTCTGA
- the iscX gene encoding Fe-S cluster assembly protein IscX: MALTWEDAEDIAAELVEAHPDVDPLTVRFTDLRKWVIALPDFADDPMASSEGKLERIQMAWVAERES, encoded by the coding sequence ATGGCGCTCACCTGGGAGGACGCGGAGGACATCGCCGCCGAGCTGGTGGAGGCGCATCCGGACGTCGATCCGCTCACCGTGCGCTTCACCGACTTGCGGAAGTGGGTGATCGCGCTGCCCGATTTCGCGGACGATCCGATGGCGTCCAGCGAGGGCAAGCTCGAGCGCATCCAGATGGCGTGGGTGGCGGAGAGGGAGTCTTGA